Part of the Burkholderia sp. FERM BP-3421 genome, TTGCCGCCGGCAACGACCCAGACCACGCTCCTGCCGTTCCGCGTGACGAGCGCCTCGGCCGGCACGCGGACCACGGCGTCGCGCGAGCGCACGACGATCCTGATGTCGACCTGCTGCTGGGGGCGCAGTGCTAATCGCTGATCGGACAAGCTGATCCACACGCCCAAATAGTCGGTGCCGTTCCTGTCGCGGATCGCTGGATCGATGCGCAGCACGCGCTCATGCGCAATGACGTCCGGTTCGGCGTCGACCGAGACCCATGCCGACAGGTCGGCTCGCATGAGCGGCGCATCGGCCGGCTCGACCCGAGCCAGGATCTGCAGCCCCTTCGTCGGCGTGAGCACCAGCAAGGTCTTGCCTGCCTGGACGTATTCACCGGGATGGATCGACCGATCCGTGACGGTTGCTGCCAGCGGCGCCTTCAGGACGTATCGTTGCGCACGCATGCGCGAGAGACTCAAGTCGGCGCGGGTTCTGGCGCGACGCGCCTCCTCGATGCTCAGATCGGCCTCGGCGTCCCGCACTTTCTGAAGCGCTTCGCCGCCTGCCTGCCAGTCCTTCCGCACATCGCTCAGGCGCGACTGCTTGCTCGCCACCTCCGCGTCGGCCCGACGCAGCTCGGCCTCCTGGGCGCGCAGGTCGGCGATCGCTTCGGCAGCGTCGATCCGCAGCAACGGCGTGCCGGCCTGGACCTGGTTGCCCACATCCACGGACACCGCTTCCGCGCGTCCGGACACCTCCGCGGCAACGTCGACCTCATCGCGGCTGGACACGACGCCGGTGACGCGCACCTGTTCTTCCACCGGCCCCCGGTCGACCGACAGCCGACGCACCGCGAGCCCCTTTTCATCGTGCGGGCCCGCGGTCAGCCATAGCGCGACCGCGACGCCCATCGCTGCGACCGACACCAGGACAATCCGCCAGAGCGCTTTTTTCATCATCATGCGATCGGCTGTTGCTCGGGCGCGTCCGACCAGGCGAGAACCCGGGACAGCGTATCGCGCACGCGGCTCAACAGTTCGGCGTGAGCACTGTGAATGAAAAAATGCGAACCTGGCAGTACGAAGGATTCGAACGCGCCGGTCGTTTCGAATCGCCAATCCGTCATGCGGTCGCCGCTGTGACGCCTGTCGTCGATAGCGCTGAGCGCGGTGATATCGGCCGCCAGCGGCGCCGCGCGGCGATAGCGATAGTTTTCACACATCTCGAAGTCCGCCCGTATCGTCGGCGTGAGGAAGGTCATCAGCTCGGCGCTGTCGAGCACTTCGTCGGGCGTGCCGCCAAGCTCGCGCAGTGCCTCGATAAGCGCGTCGTCTTCGAGCGTGTGAACAGGCCGGGTCGCCGTTTTCAGACGCGGCGCGTGATGCGCCGAAACGAACAAGTGGGCAAGCATGCCGGGCCGACGCGCTTCGATCACTTTCGCCAGCTCGAAAGCGAGCAAGGCGCCCATGCTGTGACCGAACAGGCATACCCGGGATGGCGCGAGGCGTTCGAGTTCCAGGTAGAGGTATTCCGTCGCACGCGCCATGTCCCGAAAGGCCGGTGCGCCGCATCGCTTGCCCCGCCCCGGCAATTCCGGCGCGCATACCATGACGCGCGGATCGAACGCAGCTGGCCAGTCTCGGTAGATTCGGCTGTCCCCACCCGCATACGGCAGGCAGAAGAGGGTCGTCTGTGTTTTCGTCATTCGTCAGCGATAAGCCAGAAAACATATCAAGCGTTCTTCGGATCGAAACGCGGGTCCTTCGGGCATCCCTTCACTGCCTTATCGATGCCGGCCGGGCAACCGATGGGCTCGCTCGCCGGCAACTCGCAGGCGCGAGTCGTCCCCCGACGGGCGTACGCCATCGTTCAGAATCTCGATATCAAATTTGCGAGGGCCGTCGTTCAGCGTCGCGCCGTCCGCCCGCTCTGGTAAGACGCGTTGCCCGCGAGGTTCAACGCATCGACTGATCCACTGCTTCCGCTGCCGCGCCTTGAGCCGCGCCGTCTCGCTGCGCAGCCTGCAGCGAAACCACACGAACCCCAGGCGCGTCCACGATGTCCGTGTCGTGGGTGGCGACGAGCACGCACCCCGCCGCCGAACGATGAGTCAACTCGGCGCGCAGGAAATCGAGCGACCGGGAATCGAGGCCATTCGTCGGCTCGTCGAGGAACAGGACCGGCGCGTCGCCGATGAACGCGGCCGCGATGCAGAACTTGCGCCGGGTGCCCTCCGACATGTCACCGAACGCCACGCGCAGGTGCGGATTCAACAAAAAACCGTCGACCACATCGCCGCCTGCCGTGCGTGGAAGGTTCTTCGCCGCGCGCACGAGATCCAGCATGTCGCTCCCGGTCATGAACGGATAGATATGGCGGACGTCCGGCATATAGCCCACGCATGCGCGCCCTTGCAAATCGTCGTCGTTCAGGAGATGGCCGCAGATGAATGCATTTCCCCGATCGGGATCGAGCGCACCGGCGAGAATCGCCAGTAAAGTCGATTTACCGACGCCGTTGGGCCCCACCAATGCATGCAGGCCGATTCCCAACTCGAGCGAATAGTCGTTCAACACGCTGCGCGAACCGAATGACTTGCAAACACCAACAGCCCGAACCAGAACCGCGGCACGCTCGTTCGCGCGAACATCATTTACGAATTCGTTTTGATATATCACGTGGAGATTCTTCCGATCAGCGATAACACCATCATCGACCAACCCATCAGAACGATAACAGCCCATCCAAACGACATTTCGGGAGCAGCGGTAAACATAATTCCGAATGCGATTAAAATCAACCAGTATGAGACGATTATCGAAATTAATTCGGCGAGGGAAAAAAGATGCAATGAGAAAGCACCCGCAAACAACGGTATGACGACAGCGATGCCGATCAGATTGAATGCCGTGACATCGGCAACGCTCCACCACCAGGCGCGGCGCGGCAGGCTGCGCAGCCA contains:
- a CDS encoding efflux RND transporter periplasmic adaptor subunit encodes the protein MMMKKALWRIVLVSVAAMGVAVALWLTAGPHDEKGLAVRRLSVDRGPVEEQVRVTGVVSSRDEVDVAAEVSGRAEAVSVDVGNQVQAGTPLLRIDAAEAIADLRAQEAELRRADAEVASKQSRLSDVRKDWQAGGEALQKVRDAEADLSIEEARRARTRADLSLSRMRAQRYVLKAPLAATVTDRSIHPGEYVQAGKTLLVLTPTKGLQILARVEPADAPLMRADLSAWVSVDAEPDVIAHERVLRIDPAIRDRNGTDYLGVWISLSDQRLALRPQQQVDIRIVVRSRDAVVRVPAEALVTRNGRSVVWVVAGGKLALRPISTGIIGDRYAEVLGGLQPGQFVVVASGTPLREGAPVASTPIGGKP
- a CDS encoding thioesterase II family protein — encoded protein: MTKTQTTLFCLPYAGGDSRIYRDWPAAFDPRVMVCAPELPGRGKRCGAPAFRDMARATEYLYLELERLAPSRVCLFGHSMGALLAFELAKVIEARRPGMLAHLFVSAHHAPRLKTATRPVHTLEDDALIEALRELGGTPDEVLDSAELMTFLTPTIRADFEMCENYRYRRAAPLAADITALSAIDDRRHSGDRMTDWRFETTGAFESFVLPGSHFFIHSAHAELLSRVRDTLSRVLAWSDAPEQQPIA
- a CDS encoding ATP-binding cassette domain-containing protein, with the protein product MNDYSLELGIGLHALVGPNGVGKSTLLAILAGALDPDRGNAFICGHLLNDDDLQGRACVGYMPDVRHIYPFMTGSDMLDLVRAAKNLPRTAGGDVVDGFLLNPHLRVAFGDMSEGTRRKFCIAAAFIGDAPVLFLDEPTNGLDSRSLDFLRAELTHRSAAGCVLVATHDTDIVDAPGVRVVSLQAAQRDGAAQGAAAEAVDQSMR